Proteins encoded by one window of Arachis ipaensis cultivar K30076 chromosome B04, Araip1.1, whole genome shotgun sequence:
- the LOC107638421 gene encoding sucrose synthase yields the protein MASDRLTRVHSLRERLDETLTANRNEILALLSRIEAKGKGILQHHQVIAEFEEIPEENRQKLTDGAFGEVLRSTQEAIVLPPWVALAVRPRPGVWEYLRVNVHALVVEELQAAEYLRFKEELVDGSSNANFVLELDFEPFTASFPRPTLNKSIGNGVQFLNRHLSAKLFHDKESLHPLLEFLRLHSYKGKTLMLNDRIHNPDSLQHVLRKAEEYLGTLPSETPYSEFEHKFQEIGLERGWGDTAERVLESIQLLLDLLEAPDPCTLETFLDRIPMVFNVVILSPHGYFAQDNVLGYPDTGGQVVYILDQVRALENEMLHRIKQQGLDIVPRILIITRLLPDAVGTTCGQRLEKVFGTEHSHILRVPFRTEKGIVRKWISRFEVWPYLETYTEDVAHELAKELQGKPDLIVGNYSDGNIVASLLAHKLGVTQCTIAHALEKTKYPESDIYWKKFEEKYHFSCQFTADLFAMNHTDFIITSTFQEIAGSKDTVGQYESHTAFTLPGLYRVVHGIDVFDPKFNIVSPGADQTIYFPYTDGSRRLTAFHPEIEELLYSSVENEEHICVLKDRSKPIIFTMARLDRVKNITGLVEWYGKNARLRELVNLVVVAGDRRKESKDLEEKAEMKKMYGLIETYKLNGQFRWISSQMNRVRNGELYRVICDTKGAFVQPAVYEAFGLTVVEAMTCGLPTFATCNGGPAEIIVHGKSGFHIDPYHGDRAADLLVDFFDKCKVDPTHWDNISQGGLQRIEEKYTWQIYSQRLLTLTGVYGFWKHVSNLDRRESRRYLEMFYALKYRKLAESVPLAVEE from the exons ATGGCCAGCGACCGTTTAACCCGCGTTCACAGCCTCCGTGAAAGGCTTGACGAAACCCTGACAGCCAACAGGAATGAGATTCTAGCTCTTCTGTCGAGGATCGAAGCCAAGGGTAAGGGGATCTTGCAACACCACCAAGTGATTGCTGAGTTTGAGGAAATCCCTGAGGAGAACAGGCAGAAGCTAACTGATGGTGCTTTTGGAGAAGTTCTTAGATCTACTCAG GAAGCAATTGTTTTGCCTCCCTGGGTTGCTCTGGCAGTTCGTCCAAGGCCTGGTGTTTGGGAGTACCTTCGTGTCAATGTCCATGCTCTTGTTGTAGAAGAGTTGCAAGCTGCCGAGTACTTGCGCTTCAAGGAGGAGCTTGTTGATGGAAG TTCTAATGCCAACTTCGTTCTTGAGTTGGACTTCGAGCCCTTCACTGCCTCCTTCCCTCGCCCAACTCTCAACAAGTCTATCGGTAACGGCGTGCAGTTCCTTAACCGCCACCTGTCCGCAAAACTCTTCCATGACAAGGAGAGCTTGCATCCGCTTCTTGAATTCCTCAGACTTCACAGCTACAAGGGCAAG ACGTTGATGTTGAACGACAGAATCCACAACCCAGATTCACTCCAACATGTTCTAAGGAAGGCGGAGGAGTATCTGGGAACCCTTCCCTCGGAGACTCCTTACTCAGAATTCGAGCACAAGTTCCAGGAGATTGGATTGGAGAGAGGGTGGGGTGACACCGCCGAGCGTGTCCTTGAGTCCATCCAACTCCTCTTGGACCTTCTTGAGGCTCCTGATCCCTGCACCCTTGAGACATTCCTCGATAGAATTCCCATGGTCTTCAACGTTGTCATCCTCTCTCCCCATGGTTACTTCGCCCAAGACAACGTCTTGGGCTACCCTGACACCGGTGGCCAGGTTGTTTACATCTTGGATCAAGTTCGTGCTTTGGAAAATGAGATGCTCCACCGCATCAAGCAACAAGGCTTGGATATCGTACCTCGCATTCTCATC ATCACCCGTCTTCTCCCTGATGCCGTAGGAACCACTTGTGGCCAACGTCTTGAGAAGGTTTTTGGAACCGAGCACTCTCACATTCTTCGTGTTCCCTTCAGAACAGAGAAGGGAATTGTTCGCAAATGGATCTCAAGATTCGAAGTCTGGCCCTATTTGGAAACTTACACCGAG GATGTTGCACATGAACTTGCCAAGGAATTGCAAGGCAAGCCAGATTTGATTGTTGGAAACTACAGTGATGGAAACATTGTTGCCTCCTTGTTGGCACACAAACTAGGTGTCACTCAG TGTACAATTGCTCATGCACTTGAGAAGACCAAGTATCCCGAATCCGACATTTACTGGAAGAAGTTTGAAGAGAAGTATCACTTCTCATGCCAATTCACAGCTGATCTTTTCGCCATGAACCACACTGACTTCATCATCACCAGTACATTCCAAGAAATTGCCGGAAG CAAGGACACAGTTGGACAGTATGAGAGTCACACAGCATTCACCCTCCCCGGACTGTACCGTGTTGTTCACGGCATTGATGTGTTCGATCCAAAGTTCAACATTGTGTCCCCTGGTGCCGATCAAACCATTTACTTCCCATACACTGATGGTAGCCGCAGGTTGACTGCATTCCACCCGGAGATCGAAGAGCTTCTCTACAGCTCAGTGGAGAATGAAGAACACAT TTGTGTGTTGAAGGACCGCAGCAAGCCAATCATCTTCACCATGGCTAGGTTGGACCGTGTGAAGAACATCACCGGACTTGTGGAGTGGTACGGCAAAAACGCCCGCCTGCGTGAGCTGGTGAACTTGGTTGTGGTGGCCGGAGACAGGAGGAAGGAGTCGAAGGATCTTGAGGAGAAGGCGGAGATGAAGAAGATGTACGGGCTGATCGAGACGTACAAGCTGAACGGGCAGTTCAGGTGGATCTCGTCACAGATGAACCGTGTGAGGAATGGAGAGCTGTACCGTGTAATTTGCGACACGAAGGGAGCGTTCGTGCAGCCCGCCGTGTACGAAGCGTTCGGGTTGACGGTGGTTGAGGCCATGACATGCGGCTTGCCAACCTTCGCAACATGCAATGGTGGTCCTGCTGAGATCATTGTTCATGGCAAGTCGGGCTTCCACATTGACCCTTACCATGGTGACCGCGCCGCTGATCTGCTCGTTGATTTCTTTGACAAGTGCAAGGTTGATCCAACCCACTGGGACAACATTTCCCAGGGTGGTCTCCAGCGTATTGAAGAGAA GTACACATGGCAAATCTACTCTCAGAGGCTTTTGACTCTAACCGGTGTCTATGGCTTCTGGAAGCATGTCTCCAACCTTGACCGCCGTGAGAGCCGCCGTTACCTTGAGATGTTCTATGCTCTTAAATACCGCAAATTG GCCGAGTCTGTGCCACTTGCTGTGGAGGAGTAA